The following coding sequences lie in one Sinorhizobium fredii USDA 257 genomic window:
- a CDS encoding carbohydrate kinase family protein produces the protein MQYDYTSIGFYTFDCLGRPVTAIAPGGNTYFIDEVTMAVSGAAGAAAIVAAKYGMRVCAVGGIGDDLMGEWVIRRLGEFGIDTSMMQLCPGVGTSSSIVTTRPDGQRPALHMRGATGAFVIDEKDYDRILDAKIIHIGGTGLMDRMDGERSFRLMAEAKRRNLITTLDVFAADRKDMENVAGLLPYTDYFIPSIEEARALSGLQMKEDIGIYFNDLGVQCTIMTMGEAGAYYHHADGTRFHMPAFEIDVVCTCGCGDAFNAGFAAGLLEGYGPEEATRLAQASSALNATGLGSQAGIVDLETTLAFIEGARTKAVVQQA, from the coding sequence ATGCAGTACGACTATACCTCAATCGGCTTCTACACATTCGATTGCCTCGGCCGGCCGGTCACGGCAATCGCGCCGGGAGGCAACACCTATTTCATCGATGAAGTGACGATGGCCGTGTCCGGGGCGGCGGGGGCGGCGGCCATCGTCGCGGCGAAATACGGCATGAGGGTTTGCGCTGTCGGCGGAATCGGCGACGACCTGATGGGTGAATGGGTCATCCGCCGGCTGGGCGAGTTCGGCATCGACACGTCGATGATGCAGCTCTGCCCCGGTGTCGGCACCTCCTCCTCCATCGTCACGACCCGGCCGGACGGCCAGCGGCCAGCGCTGCACATGCGGGGTGCCACCGGCGCCTTCGTGATCGATGAGAAGGACTATGACAGGATCCTCGATGCGAAGATCATCCACATTGGCGGCACCGGACTCATGGATAGGATGGACGGCGAGCGCAGCTTCCGCCTCATGGCCGAGGCCAAGCGCCGGAACCTTATCACCACGCTCGACGTCTTCGCTGCTGACCGCAAGGACATGGAAAACGTCGCCGGCCTGCTGCCCTATACCGACTATTTCATCCCCTCCATCGAGGAAGCGCGAGCGCTGTCGGGTCTTCAAATGAAGGAGGACATCGGCATCTATTTCAACGACCTCGGCGTGCAGTGCACGATCATGACCATGGGCGAGGCCGGCGCCTACTACCATCATGCCGACGGAACCCGTTTCCACATGCCGGCCTTCGAAATCGACGTCGTCTGCACCTGTGGCTGCGGGGACGCGTTCAACGCCGGCTTCGCCGCCGGCTTGCTCGAGGGTTACGGCCCGGAGGAGGCGACGCGGCTGGCGCAAGCCTCCTCCGCCCTCAACGCGACCGGCCTCGGCAGCCAGGCCGGCATCGTCGACCTCGAAACCACGCTCGCCTTCATCGAGGGCGCGCGCACCAAGGCGGTCGTCCAGCAGGCCTGA